In one window of Nocardioides panacisoli DNA:
- a CDS encoding RNA polymerase-binding protein RbpA yields MAERTLRGARLGGQSFEDERGIEFAARQQVAYRCPQSHEFEITMSVEAEVPAIWECPRCGAEAESVEEIEREVKPEKPQRTHWDMLLERRSEDELEEILTERLEMLRGGEIGPAHLHRPKKRKKSSAKG; encoded by the coding sequence ATGGCGGAGCGCACACTGCGAGGTGCCCGACTGGGCGGCCAGTCCTTCGAGGACGAGCGCGGGATCGAGTTCGCCGCGCGCCAGCAGGTCGCCTACCGATGCCCGCAGTCCCACGAGTTCGAGATCACCATGTCGGTCGAGGCCGAGGTCCCGGCCATCTGGGAGTGCCCGCGCTGCGGCGCCGAGGCCGAGAGCGTCGAGGAGATCGAGCGCGAGGTCAAGCCCGAGAAGCCGCAGCGCACCCACTGGGACATGCTGCTGGAGCGCCGGTCCGAGGACGAGCTGGAGGAGATCCTCACCGAGCGGCTGGAGATGCTGCGTGGCGGCGAGATCGGCCCCGCGCACCTGCACCGGCCCAAGAAGCGCAAGAAGTCCTCGGCCAAGGGCTGA
- a CDS encoding polyprenol monophosphomannose synthase: protein MVIPTFNEADNLGWIVGRLRTARPDVEVLVVDDSSPDGTGELADRLAAEDAGVHVVHRTAKGGLGAAYLAGFDWALARGYDVVGEMDADGSHQPEQLHLLLDALGAADLVIGSRWIPGGSVVNWPRRRELLSRGGNLYVRILLGISVKDATAGFRVYRRAALEKIDLASVQSTGYVFQTDLVERCLRAGLTVREVPIEFVERVRGDSKMSGEVALESLRRITRWGLRNRREQLRARLRRD from the coding sequence ATGGTGATCCCCACCTTCAACGAGGCCGACAACCTCGGCTGGATCGTCGGGAGGCTGCGGACCGCCCGCCCCGACGTGGAGGTGCTCGTCGTCGACGACTCCTCACCGGACGGCACCGGTGAGCTCGCCGACCGGCTCGCCGCCGAGGACGCCGGGGTGCACGTGGTGCACCGCACCGCGAAGGGCGGTCTCGGTGCGGCGTACCTCGCCGGGTTCGACTGGGCCCTCGCCCGCGGCTACGACGTGGTGGGGGAGATGGACGCCGACGGCTCCCACCAGCCCGAGCAGCTCCACCTGCTGCTCGACGCCCTCGGTGCTGCGGACCTGGTCATCGGGTCCCGCTGGATCCCGGGCGGGAGCGTCGTCAACTGGCCCCGCCGCCGGGAGCTGCTCTCGCGCGGCGGCAACCTCTACGTCCGGATCCTGTTGGGGATCTCGGTCAAGGACGCCACGGCCGGGTTCCGGGTCTACCGCCGCGCGGCGCTGGAGAAGATCGACCTCGCCTCGGTCCAGTCGACCGGCTACGTCTTCCAGACCGATCTCGTCGAGCGCTGCCTGCGGGCCGGGCTCACGGTGCGTGAGGTGCCGATCGAGTTCGTCGAGCGGGTGCGCGGCGACTCCAAGATGAGCGGGGAGGTCGCGCTGGAGTCGCTGCGGCGGATCACCCGGTGGGGGCTGCGCAACCGGCGCGAGCAGCTGCGGGCTCGCCTGCGCCGCGACTGA
- a CDS encoding 5'-3' exonuclease has translation MNDSASRLMLLDTASLYFRAFFGAPEHLAPDGTNVNAVRGLLGYLTRLVEEYQPTHLVCCWDEDWRPQWRVDLIPTYKAHRVVEEVPTGTDVEEVPDPLEAQVPIIRDVLAAYGIAVVGAPGYEADDVIGTLATGAGMPVDVVTGDRDLFQLVDDAAGVRILYVGKGVGRHERVDEAWVEGKYAVRADQYADFATLRGDASDGLPGVKGVGEKTAATLLQRFGDVEGVRAAAADPDSDLAPGPRSKIAAAGDYLAVAPRVVAVARDLDLPRSGAELPREPVDPDRLAALTEQWSLASPTERLTAQLAAR, from the coding sequence ATGAACGACTCCGCGAGCAGGCTGATGCTCCTCGACACCGCGTCGCTGTACTTCCGGGCCTTCTTCGGGGCCCCCGAGCACCTCGCTCCCGACGGCACGAACGTCAACGCGGTGCGCGGGCTGCTGGGCTACCTCACCCGGCTGGTCGAGGAGTACCAGCCGACCCACCTGGTCTGCTGCTGGGACGAGGACTGGCGCCCCCAGTGGCGGGTGGACCTGATCCCGACCTACAAGGCCCACCGCGTGGTCGAGGAGGTGCCCACCGGCACCGACGTGGAGGAGGTCCCCGACCCGCTGGAGGCGCAGGTGCCCATCATTCGCGACGTGCTGGCGGCGTACGGGATCGCCGTCGTTGGTGCGCCGGGCTACGAGGCCGACGACGTCATCGGCACCCTGGCCACCGGCGCGGGCATGCCGGTGGACGTGGTCACCGGAGACCGCGACCTCTTCCAGCTCGTCGACGACGCGGCCGGCGTGCGCATCCTCTACGTCGGCAAGGGCGTGGGACGCCACGAGCGCGTCGACGAGGCGTGGGTGGAGGGCAAGTACGCCGTCCGCGCCGACCAGTACGCCGACTTCGCCACGCTGCGCGGCGACGCCTCCGACGGCCTGCCCGGCGTGAAGGGCGTGGGCGAGAAGACCGCGGCCACGCTGCTGCAGCGCTTCGGCGACGTCGAAGGGGTCCGCGCCGCGGCCGCCGATCCCGACAGCGACCTCGCGCCGGGGCCGCGCAGCAAGATCGCCGCGGCCGGGGACTACCTCGCCGTCGCCCCGCGGGTCGTCGCCGTCGCGCGCGACCTGGACCTGCCCCGGTCCGGGGCGGAGCTGCCCCGGGAGCCGGTGGACCCCGACCGGTTGGCCGCCCTGACCGAGCAGTGGAGCCTGGCCTCCCCGACCGAGCGGCTCACCGCGCAGCTGGCCGCCCGCTGA
- a CDS encoding diacylglycerol/lipid kinase family protein translates to MRREIAVLTNPAAGRGRAARVRDAALPRLHGAGWRTRELQGRDADEAGDLARDALARGADALVVCGGDGLVNIGLQAVAGTDVPLGLLPAGTGNDVARYLGLPRDDTPAAVQRLLAWRPRPMDLARCGDRYFATVLAAGFDAVVNERANAMPWPRGQMRYNLATLAELRTFRPRSYLIDVDGEVSRLDAVLVAVGNGPSYGGGLRIAHGAVIDDGLLDVVVMGPVSRPDLLRTYPQLFSGGHVHHPAFRRIRGRTVTVAAPGVVGYADGERWGPLPLTVHSVPDAVQVLA, encoded by the coding sequence GTGCGTCGTGAGATCGCTGTGCTGACCAATCCCGCCGCCGGCCGTGGCCGCGCCGCGCGGGTGCGTGATGCCGCGCTGCCGCGACTGCACGGCGCCGGGTGGCGCACCCGCGAGCTGCAGGGTCGTGACGCCGACGAGGCGGGCGACCTCGCCCGCGACGCCCTCGCGCGGGGAGCCGACGCCCTCGTGGTCTGCGGCGGTGACGGACTGGTCAACATCGGCCTCCAGGCGGTCGCGGGCACCGACGTCCCCCTCGGCCTGCTGCCCGCCGGCACCGGCAACGACGTCGCCCGCTACCTGGGGTTGCCCCGCGACGACACTCCCGCGGCGGTGCAACGCCTGCTGGCCTGGCGCCCGCGGCCGATGGACCTCGCGCGCTGCGGGGACCGCTACTTCGCCACGGTGCTCGCGGCCGGGTTCGACGCCGTCGTCAACGAGCGCGCCAACGCGATGCCGTGGCCGCGGGGCCAGATGCGCTACAACCTCGCCACGCTCGCCGAGCTGCGGACCTTCCGTCCCCGCTCCTACCTCATCGACGTCGACGGCGAGGTGAGCAGGCTCGACGCGGTGCTGGTCGCGGTCGGCAACGGGCCGTCGTACGGCGGCGGGCTGCGCATCGCCCACGGCGCGGTCATCGACGACGGCCTGCTCGACGTGGTCGTGATGGGCCCGGTGAGCCGTCCCGACCTGCTGCGCACCTACCCGCAGCTGTTCTCCGGTGGCCACGTCCACCATCCCGCGTTCCGCCGGATCCGCGGACGCACGGTGACCGTCGCCGCGCCCGGCGTCGTCGGCTACGCCGACGGGGAGCGGTGGGGGCCGCTCCCACTGACCGTCCACTCCGTTCCCGACGCAGTACAGGTGCTGGCATGA
- a CDS encoding DEAD/DEAH box helicase, producing MTHPVLDEFAATYDFPLDDYQLQGCRELEDGRGVLVAAPTGAGKTVVGEFAVHLARRAGRKCFYTTPIKALSNQKYADLVAVHGEAEVGLLTGDTTINGEAPVVVMTTEVLRNMLYAGSRTLLDLGYVVMDEVHYLADRSRGAVWEEVIIHLPESVALVSLSATVSNAEEFGEWLAEVRGDTATIVAEKRPVPLFQHVMVGRKLLDLFASSDVDAAAGFVREDAPVNDELLRIARDDWAASRMRDRRAPKGKRGRGGPGNRRNVGNGRRVWIPGRIDVIDQLERHRLLPALVFIFSRAGCDGAVQQCLDANLRLTTPEERDEAIDHVEGTLGRLPGADLEVLGYTDFLDAVSRGVAAHHAGMLPAFKKCVEELYLRGLVKVVFATETLALGINMPARTVVLEKLSKWNGENHADITPGEYTQLTGRAGRRGLDTEGHAVVLWQPGMNPKEVAGMASTRTYPLRSSFRPSYNMAVNLVHSYGRHRSRELLEQSFAQFQADRAVVGLARRLRRAEDALAGYAEAAECHLGDFMEYAGLRREINDLEKAGKRARSGGKHQDRKRKEAEKAQTVRIAKLRRTMKAHPCHECEDREDHARWAERWFRLDKDTRTLARRIERRTNTVARQFDRVCEVLTVLGYLDGDTVTELGRPLARIYSELDLVAAEALRTGLWDDLTPSELVSVLSVLVFEARRPDDAEPRLPRGAVADRIAEMARLSEELHRVEKDHRLDFLRPLDAGFAWTAYRWAEGDPVDELLQRGRFTAGDFVRQMKQLVDFTGQVADAAGDSPVRRTAREGVDLIRRGIVAAE from the coding sequence ATGACCCATCCGGTCCTCGACGAGTTCGCCGCGACCTACGACTTCCCGCTCGACGACTACCAGCTCCAGGGCTGCCGTGAGCTCGAGGACGGCCGGGGCGTCCTGGTGGCCGCGCCCACGGGCGCCGGCAAGACGGTGGTGGGGGAGTTCGCCGTCCATCTCGCACGCCGCGCCGGTCGCAAGTGCTTCTACACCACGCCCATCAAGGCGCTGTCGAACCAGAAGTACGCCGACCTGGTCGCGGTTCACGGCGAGGCCGAGGTCGGCCTCCTCACCGGCGACACCACGATCAACGGCGAGGCGCCCGTCGTGGTGATGACCACCGAGGTGCTGCGCAACATGCTCTACGCCGGGTCGCGCACGCTGCTCGACCTCGGCTACGTGGTGATGGACGAGGTCCACTACCTCGCCGACCGCTCCCGCGGCGCGGTGTGGGAGGAGGTCATCATCCACCTCCCGGAGTCGGTGGCACTGGTCTCGCTGTCAGCGACGGTGTCCAACGCCGAGGAGTTCGGCGAATGGCTGGCCGAGGTGCGCGGCGACACCGCGACCATCGTGGCCGAGAAGCGGCCCGTGCCGCTCTTCCAGCACGTCATGGTGGGCCGCAAGCTGCTGGACCTGTTCGCCTCCTCCGACGTCGACGCCGCGGCCGGCTTCGTGCGCGAGGACGCGCCGGTCAACGACGAGCTGCTGCGCATCGCCCGCGACGACTGGGCGGCCAGCCGGATGCGCGACCGACGCGCCCCGAAGGGCAAGCGCGGCCGGGGCGGCCCGGGCAACCGGCGCAACGTCGGCAACGGGCGTCGGGTGTGGATCCCCGGACGGATCGACGTCATCGACCAGCTCGAACGACACCGGCTGCTGCCGGCGCTGGTCTTCATCTTCTCCCGCGCCGGCTGCGACGGCGCCGTGCAGCAGTGCCTGGACGCCAACCTGCGGCTGACCACCCCCGAGGAGCGCGACGAGGCGATCGACCACGTCGAGGGGACGCTCGGCAGGCTCCCGGGCGCCGACCTGGAGGTGCTGGGCTACACCGACTTCCTCGACGCGGTGAGCCGGGGCGTCGCGGCCCACCACGCGGGCATGCTGCCGGCCTTCAAGAAGTGCGTCGAGGAGCTCTACCTCCGTGGGCTGGTCAAGGTGGTGTTCGCGACCGAGACGCTCGCGCTGGGCATCAACATGCCCGCCCGCACCGTGGTCCTGGAGAAGCTCTCGAAGTGGAACGGCGAGAACCACGCCGACATCACGCCGGGGGAGTACACCCAGCTCACCGGCCGTGCCGGACGCCGTGGCCTCGACACCGAGGGACACGCCGTCGTGCTCTGGCAGCCGGGGATGAACCCGAAGGAGGTCGCCGGCATGGCCTCCACGCGCACCTATCCGCTCCGGTCCTCCTTCCGGCCCTCTTACAACATGGCGGTCAACCTGGTGCACTCCTACGGCCGTCACCGCTCCCGCGAGCTGCTGGAGCAGTCCTTCGCGCAGTTCCAGGCCGACCGCGCGGTCGTGGGGCTGGCACGCCGCCTGCGCAGGGCCGAGGACGCCCTGGCGGGCTACGCCGAGGCCGCGGAGTGCCACTTGGGCGACTTCATGGAGTACGCCGGTCTGCGGCGCGAGATCAACGACCTGGAGAAGGCGGGCAAGCGGGCGCGCTCCGGTGGCAAGCACCAGGACCGCAAGCGCAAGGAGGCCGAGAAGGCCCAGACGGTGCGCATCGCCAAGCTGCGCCGGACGATGAAGGCCCACCCCTGCCACGAGTGCGAGGACCGCGAGGACCACGCACGGTGGGCCGAGCGGTGGTTCCGGCTCGACAAGGACACCCGCACCCTCGCCCGTCGCATCGAACGGCGTACCAACACCGTCGCACGCCAGTTCGACCGCGTGTGCGAGGTGCTGACCGTGCTCGGCTACCTCGACGGCGACACGGTGACCGAGCTGGGTCGCCCGCTCGCCCGGATCTACTCCGAGCTGGACCTGGTCGCCGCCGAGGCGTTGCGCACCGGGCTCTGGGACGACCTGACGCCCTCGGAGCTGGTCTCGGTGCTGTCGGTGCTGGTCTTCGAGGCCCGACGCCCCGACGACGCCGAGCCCCGCCTCCCGCGGGGTGCGGTCGCGGACCGCATCGCGGAGATGGCTCGACTCTCCGAGGAGCTGCACCGCGTCGAGAAGGACCACCGCCTGGACTTCCTGCGCCCGCTGGACGCCGGGTTCGCCTGGACCGCCTACCGCTGGGCGGAGGGGGACCCCGTGGACGAGTTGCTGCAGCGCGGTCGCTTCACCGCGGGCGACTTCGTGCGCCAGATGAAGCAGTTGGTGGACTTCACCGGCCAGGTCGCCGACGCGGCCGGCGACAGCCCGGTGCGGCGTACCGCCCGCGAGGGGGTCGACCTGATCCGTCGCGGCATCGTCGCCGCGGAGTGA
- a CDS encoding FxsA family protein — MSRTRRTLPLVLFVAFIVMPLVEIYAVIQVGQLIGAWWTILILVVDSLIGAWLVRREGGRAWRALQEKFRGGGIPGRELADGALVLIGGTLLLTPGFVTDAIGFALVLAVTRPLFRRALTSYAAARVTVMTTGGAGAPYPGAAGPRTTRPTDRGDDSVVRGEVVDDDPE, encoded by the coding sequence GTGAGCAGGACCCGCCGCACGTTGCCCCTGGTGTTGTTCGTGGCGTTCATCGTGATGCCACTGGTCGAGATCTACGCCGTGATCCAGGTCGGGCAACTCATCGGCGCCTGGTGGACCATCCTGATCCTGGTCGTGGACAGCCTCATCGGCGCGTGGCTGGTCCGCCGGGAGGGCGGCCGAGCCTGGCGAGCCCTGCAGGAGAAGTTCCGCGGGGGCGGCATCCCGGGCCGCGAGCTCGCCGACGGCGCCCTGGTGCTCATCGGCGGCACCCTGCTGCTGACGCCCGGCTTCGTGACCGACGCGATCGGCTTCGCCCTGGTGCTGGCGGTCACCCGTCCGCTGTTCCGACGGGCGCTGACGTCCTACGCCGCGGCGCGCGTGACGGTGATGACCACGGGCGGCGCCGGGGCGCCGTACCCCGGCGCTGCCGGACCGCGTACGACGCGACCCACCGACCGCGGCGACGACTCGGTCGTGCGCGGCGAGGTCGTCGACGACGACCCGGAGTGA
- a CDS encoding MFS transporter — MTGNTDPVASTTPSQRTFTWPVVSWGLWDWGSAAFNAVITTFVFSVYITSDAFGPGASSKLGWALAGAGLVIALLAPITGQRADRTGRRTWWLAVNTGLVIAASAAMFLVQPSAEYLWLGLLLLAAGNVFFEFASVNYNAMLADISTRETVGRVSGFGWGLGYLGGIVLLLIVYFGLISPEVGLFGVTDEDGMDVRVTMLLCAGWTLLFSLPVLITGRQQSDRRPRGERVGVVGAYRALFATVARLWREDRNTVWFLLSSAVFRDGLAGVFTFGAVIAARVFGFSDSGVIVFGIAANVVAGLATIGFGFLDDRLGPKRLILGSLTAMMVSGLVIFVLHDSGSTVFWIFGLLLAIFVGPAQSASRTFLARLIPPGKEGEVFGLYATTGRAVSFLSPAGFSLAIALGAVLTGAESVDDTQYWGILGILVVLLTGMLMLLFLVRPAETTVSEDTAAQRAG; from the coding sequence ATGACCGGCAACACTGACCCGGTGGCGTCGACGACGCCCTCGCAGCGGACCTTCACCTGGCCCGTCGTCTCCTGGGGGCTGTGGGACTGGGGGTCGGCGGCGTTCAACGCGGTCATCACCACGTTCGTCTTCAGCGTCTACATCACCTCCGACGCCTTCGGCCCGGGCGCGTCCTCCAAGCTCGGCTGGGCGCTGGCCGGCGCCGGCCTGGTCATCGCCCTGCTCGCCCCCATCACCGGTCAGCGGGCCGACCGGACCGGGCGGCGTACGTGGTGGCTGGCGGTCAACACCGGACTGGTCATCGCGGCGTCCGCCGCCATGTTCCTCGTCCAGCCGTCCGCGGAGTACCTCTGGCTCGGCCTGCTGCTGCTCGCGGCGGGCAACGTGTTCTTCGAGTTCGCCTCGGTGAACTACAACGCGATGCTGGCCGACATCTCCACGCGCGAGACGGTCGGCCGGGTGTCCGGCTTCGGCTGGGGACTGGGCTACCTCGGCGGCATCGTGCTGCTGCTCATCGTCTACTTCGGGCTCATCAGCCCCGAGGTCGGCCTCTTCGGCGTGACCGACGAGGACGGCATGGACGTCCGCGTCACCATGCTGCTGTGCGCCGGCTGGACGCTGCTGTTCTCACTGCCCGTGCTGATCACCGGCCGCCAGCAGTCCGACCGCCGGCCCCGGGGAGAGCGCGTGGGCGTCGTGGGGGCCTACCGCGCACTGTTCGCCACCGTCGCCCGGTTGTGGCGCGAGGACCGCAACACGGTCTGGTTCCTGCTGTCCTCGGCCGTCTTCCGTGACGGCCTGGCCGGCGTGTTCACCTTCGGTGCCGTCATCGCGGCCCGCGTGTTCGGCTTCTCCGACAGTGGCGTGATCGTCTTCGGCATCGCCGCCAACGTGGTGGCCGGGCTGGCGACGATCGGGTTCGGCTTCCTCGACGACCGGCTCGGGCCCAAGCGCCTCATCCTCGGCTCGCTGACCGCGATGATGGTCTCGGGGCTGGTGATCTTCGTGCTCCACGACAGCGGCTCGACCGTGTTCTGGATCTTCGGCCTGCTGCTGGCCATCTTCGTCGGCCCGGCACAGTCGGCGTCGCGCACCTTCCTCGCCCGGCTGATCCCGCCGGGCAAGGAGGGCGAGGTGTTCGGGCTGTACGCCACGACCGGGCGTGCCGTGAGCTTCCTCTCCCCCGCCGGATTCTCCCTCGCCATCGCGCTCGGAGCGGTGCTCACCGGCGCCGAGAGCGTCGACGACACGCAATATTGGGGAATCCTCGGTATCCTCGTGGTGCTGCTGACCGGGATGCTGATGTTGCTGTTCCTGGTCCGGCCGGCCGAGACGACCGTGAGTGAGGACACAGCCGCGCAGCGCGCTGGTTGA
- the lnt gene encoding apolipoprotein N-acyltransferase — MLLRLPLAVAAGFALTGAFEPWGWAPLALVGLLGFALATAPLTVPRAGVVGLAFGVSFYFSHIWWMREAVGTDAWLALSAIEAAFYGLVGACVPLLRRLPAWPLWLAALWATVEVLRSVWPFSGMPWGRVSFAAVDTPVADAAAYVGLTGLSFLLALVAFLLAAWVEPWLPGSVPGRGGPLRRRAALAGAIAVLAVLLVPSVRPYPVAESGEATVAVVQGNVPGAGDDILLDHRQVTANHADATRTLAADVAAGRVPDPDFVLWPENATAVDPFADTEVTAEIRDAVATIDRPVVVGGLVDDGPDHVLNQGIVWDPVTGPGDRYTKRHPVAYGEYIPYREYWEPNFGRLSEIERNMKTGTRTAPLDVAGIPVGDAICFDIAYDEVMRDQVRDGAELLTVQTSNAIFIFTDQIEQQFAITRLRAIETGRALAVASPNGRTGVIAADGTILAAAENRTQEVLVERVGLSTTLTPAVRMGPWPLRFLTVSSLVSLLLGSLAYRRALARSPRTEHDGTTPSAEPAGTGADPSEDPVA, encoded by the coding sequence GTGCTGCTCCGTCTCCCGCTCGCCGTCGCTGCGGGATTCGCGCTGACCGGAGCGTTCGAGCCCTGGGGCTGGGCGCCCCTGGCGCTGGTGGGGCTCCTCGGGTTCGCCCTGGCCACGGCGCCGCTCACGGTCCCGCGCGCCGGCGTCGTGGGCCTCGCGTTCGGGGTGAGCTTCTACTTCAGCCACATCTGGTGGATGCGCGAGGCCGTCGGCACCGACGCCTGGCTGGCGCTCTCCGCGATCGAGGCCGCCTTCTACGGGCTCGTGGGCGCCTGCGTCCCGCTGCTGCGCCGGCTCCCGGCATGGCCGCTGTGGCTGGCGGCGCTGTGGGCGACCGTGGAGGTGCTGCGCAGCGTGTGGCCCTTCAGCGGGATGCCGTGGGGCCGGGTGTCCTTCGCAGCCGTCGACACCCCGGTCGCCGACGCGGCGGCGTACGTCGGTCTGACGGGACTGTCCTTCCTCCTCGCCCTCGTCGCCTTCCTGCTCGCCGCGTGGGTCGAGCCCTGGCTGCCGGGATCGGTGCCCGGCCGGGGCGGCCCGTTGCGTCGGCGGGCGGCGCTGGCCGGCGCGATCGCGGTGCTCGCAGTGCTGCTGGTGCCCTCGGTGCGGCCCTACCCCGTGGCCGAGTCCGGTGAGGCGACGGTCGCGGTCGTGCAGGGCAACGTGCCGGGGGCGGGCGACGACATCCTGCTCGACCATCGCCAGGTGACCGCCAACCACGCCGACGCCACGCGCACGCTCGCCGCGGACGTGGCGGCGGGCCGGGTGCCGGATCCGGACTTCGTGCTGTGGCCCGAGAACGCCACCGCGGTGGACCCGTTCGCCGACACCGAGGTGACCGCCGAGATCCGCGACGCGGTCGCGACCATCGACCGGCCGGTCGTCGTCGGGGGACTGGTCGACGACGGGCCGGACCACGTGCTGAACCAAGGCATCGTGTGGGATCCCGTCACGGGACCGGGGGACCGCTACACCAAGCGGCACCCGGTCGCCTACGGCGAGTACATCCCCTACCGGGAGTACTGGGAGCCCAACTTCGGCCGGCTCTCCGAGATCGAGCGCAACATGAAGACCGGCACCCGCACCGCGCCGCTGGACGTGGCGGGCATCCCGGTCGGCGACGCCATCTGCTTCGACATCGCCTACGACGAGGTGATGCGCGACCAGGTCCGCGACGGGGCCGAGCTGCTGACGGTGCAGACCAGCAACGCGATCTTCATCTTCACCGACCAGATCGAGCAGCAGTTCGCGATCACCCGCCTGCGCGCGATCGAGACCGGCCGTGCGCTCGCCGTCGCCTCCCCGAACGGCCGCACCGGCGTCATCGCCGCGGACGGCACCATCCTCGCTGCTGCGGAGAACCGCACCCAGGAGGTGCTGGTGGAGCGCGTGGGGCTCTCCACCACGCTCACGCCCGCGGTACGGATGGGTCCCTGGCCGCTGCGCTTCCTCACGGTTTCCTCGCTCGTTTCCCTGCTGTTGGGCTCGCTGGCCTACCGTCGCGCACTGGCCCGTTCGCCACGCACGGAGCATGATGGAACCACTCCGTCGGCCGAGCCGGCCGGAACCGGAGCCGACCCAAGCGAGGACCCCGTTGCCTGA
- a CDS encoding alkaline phosphatase D family protein — translation MSPLVLGPLVRCVEATSAAVWVETAAAARVEVRAGDATGEAATFAVHGHHYALVVVDGLPIGAATAYEVLVDGVPVWPEPGSPFPPPVLTTIDETEPLRLAFGSCRTSVPHDAAGNGSHGVDALRAYAMRMADLVPAEADPDGGAPRWPDLLLFLGDQVYADETTAEMRSFITARRDIDEPPWDELRDYEEYAELYRLAWSDPAIRWLLSTLPTAMIFDDHDIRDDWNTSLTWRRAMEATSWWHDRIVAGLASYWVHQHLGNLTATERALDPLWRRVLDHEGPEELDLSEAIDAFADRADQDPTSYRWSFVRDFGNQARLVVVDSRAARVLEPGRRSIIDDEEMAWLDEQVRGGFDHLLLGTSLPFLLASGLHHLEAFNEALAAGAWGDRAARFGERLRQGVDLEHWAAFQAGFAEVSRMVVETASGRRGPAPATVTFLSGDVHHSYVSEAQHSRARRRAGAPPLQSRIVQAVCSPIRNPLPRPVRFATAFLSYGVAGVLGRGVALLARAPRPILRWSYVRGPWYDNNLATLEVHDRDLRMWWARGVVDGDDHARPRLEQVADFSLDAPERSQRRRKRRAANRSGEAPSAFARRRSISST, via the coding sequence GTGTCCCCGCTCGTGCTCGGTCCGCTGGTGCGCTGTGTCGAGGCCACGTCGGCGGCCGTGTGGGTCGAGACCGCGGCCGCTGCACGGGTCGAGGTGCGCGCCGGCGACGCGACCGGCGAGGCCGCCACGTTCGCCGTGCACGGGCACCACTACGCGCTGGTGGTCGTCGACGGGCTGCCGATCGGCGCCGCCACGGCCTACGAGGTGCTGGTGGACGGCGTTCCCGTGTGGCCGGAGCCGGGCTCCCCCTTCCCACCCCCGGTCCTCACCACGATCGACGAGACCGAGCCGCTGCGGCTCGCCTTCGGGTCCTGCCGCACCAGCGTCCCCCACGACGCCGCGGGCAACGGCAGCCACGGTGTCGACGCACTGCGCGCCTACGCCATGCGCATGGCGGACCTCGTCCCGGCCGAGGCGGACCCCGACGGCGGCGCGCCGCGCTGGCCGGACCTGCTGCTCTTCCTCGGTGACCAGGTCTACGCCGACGAGACGACCGCCGAGATGCGGTCGTTCATCACCGCTCGGCGCGACATCGACGAGCCGCCGTGGGACGAGTTGCGCGACTACGAGGAGTACGCCGAGCTCTACCGGCTCGCCTGGTCCGACCCGGCGATCCGGTGGCTGCTCTCCACGCTCCCCACTGCGATGATCTTCGACGACCACGACATCCGCGACGACTGGAACACCTCGCTCACGTGGCGACGGGCGATGGAGGCGACGTCGTGGTGGCACGACCGGATCGTGGCCGGGCTGGCGTCGTACTGGGTCCACCAGCACCTGGGGAACCTCACCGCGACCGAGCGTGCCCTGGACCCGCTGTGGCGGCGCGTGCTGGACCACGAGGGTCCCGAGGAGCTGGATCTCAGCGAGGCGATCGACGCCTTCGCCGACCGTGCCGACCAGGACCCGACGTCGTACCGCTGGAGCTTCGTGCGTGACTTCGGCAACCAGGCACGACTCGTGGTCGTCGACTCCCGCGCGGCGCGCGTGCTGGAGCCCGGTCGCCGCTCGATCATCGACGACGAGGAGATGGCGTGGCTGGACGAGCAGGTCCGCGGCGGCTTCGACCACCTCCTGCTCGGGACCTCGTTGCCGTTCCTCCTCGCCAGCGGGTTGCACCACCTCGAGGCGTTCAACGAAGCACTCGCGGCCGGTGCCTGGGGGGACCGCGCCGCCCGGTTCGGCGAGCGCCTGCGACAGGGCGTCGACCTCGAGCACTGGGCCGCCTTCCAGGCCGGCTTCGCCGAGGTCAGCCGAATGGTCGTGGAGACCGCCAGCGGCCGCCGGGGGCCCGCCCCTGCCACGGTCACGTTCCTGTCCGGGGACGTGCACCACAGCTACGTCTCCGAGGCGCAGCACAGCCGCGCGCGTCGCCGGGCAGGCGCGCCGCCCCTGCAGAGCCGCATCGTGCAGGCGGTCTGCTCCCCCATCCGCAACCCACTCCCGCGCCCCGTGCGCTTCGCCACCGCGTTCCTGTCCTACGGCGTCGCGGGCGTGCTCGGTCGCGGCGTCGCGCTGCTGGCCCGGGCTCCCCGCCCGATCCTGCGGTGGAGCTACGTCCGCGGACCGTGGTACGACAACAACCTCGCGACCCTGGAGGTGCACGACCGCGACCTCCGCATGTGGTGGGCCCGCGGGGTCGTGGACGGCGACGACCACGCACGGCCACGCCTGGAGCAGGTGGCCGACTTCTCCCTCGACGCGCCCGAACGGTCTCAGCGACGCAGGAAGAGGCGCGCGGCGAACCGCTCGGGTGAGGCGCCCAGCGCCTTCGCCAGGCGCCGCAGCATCTCCAGCACCTGA